One genomic segment of Ipomoea triloba cultivar NCNSP0323 chromosome 9, ASM357664v1 includes these proteins:
- the LOC116030049 gene encoding cystathionine beta-lyase, chloroplastic isoform X2 — protein MASSSSLHLKSLLHTKPTYLNLKHQGSMTGEFPVAIACNPTVNGKEYRALSAKKFELNCLRDREMDVSVPALVGGVAECIDEDKALTEQGEPKDPSFSTVLMNFTNDFDPYDALSTPLYQTATFKQPSATEYGPYDYTRSGNPTRDALEKLLAKLEKADRAFCFTSGMAALAAVTRLVGTGEEIVAGDDIYGGSDRLLSQVVPKSGIVVKRVDTTNLDEVASAIGAKTKLVWLESPTNPRQQICDIRKIAEMAHAHGALVLVDNSIMSPVLCCPLELGADIVMTSATKFISGHSDLMAGILAVKGERLGRELYFLQNAEGAGLAPFDCWLCLRGIKTMALRVEKQQENAQKIAEYLTSHPRVKKVNYAGLPGHPGRSLHYSQAKGAGSVLSFWTGSLALSKHVVETTKYFSVTVSFGSVKSLISLPCFMSHASIPAAVREARGLTEDLVRISVGIEDVNDLIADLDYALRTGPVE, from the exons ATGGCATCTTCGTCTTCACTGCATCTCAAATCCCTACTCCACACAAAGCCTACATACCTAAACCTAAAACACCAG GGTTCTATGACTGGAGAATTTCCAGTGGCTATTGCTTGTAACCCTACAGTGAATGGGAAGGAATATCGTGCATTGAGTGCCAAGAAATTTGAACTAAACTGCTTGCGAGACAGAGAAATGGATGTTAGTGTGCCGGCTCTTGTTGGTGGTGTTGCTGAATGCATAGATG AGGATAAGGCGCTAACCGAGCAAGGGGAGCCAAAAGATCCAAGCTTTTCAACAGTGCTGATGAATTTTACTAACGATTTTGACCCTTATGATGCCTTGAGCACTCCTTTGTATCAAACAGCTACTTTTAAGCAA CCTTCAGCAACGGAATATGGCCCTTATGATTATACAAGGAGTGGAAATCCAACGAGGGATGCATTAGAAAA GCTTCTCGCAAAGCTTGAGAAAGCAGATAGAGCATTTTGCTTCACCAGTGGGATGGCTGCCTTGGCGGCTGTAACTCGCCTCGTTGGAACCG GTGAGGAGATTGTTGCTGGGGATGACATATATGGTGGTTCAGATCGGCTATTGTCACAAGTAGTACCAAAAAGTGGAATTGTTGTCAA GCGAGTTGACACAACTAATCTAGATGAGGTTGCATCAGCAATTGGAGCAAAGACAAAGCTTGTGTGGCTAGAAAGTCCTACAAACCCTCGTCAACAAATTTGTGATATCCGT AAAATTGCTGAGATGGCTCATGCTCATGGTGCTCTCGTGCTGGTGGATAACAGCATTATGTCCCCTGTATTGTGTTGCCCCTTGGAGCTTGGAGCAG ATATTGTGATGACTTCAGCTACTAAATTCATATCTGGTCACAGTGATCTTATGGCTGGTATCCTTGCTGTTAAAGGAGAAAG ATTGGGAAGGGAGTTGTATTTCCTACAAAATGCAGAAGGTGCGGGATTAGCCCCATTTGACTGTTGGCTTTGCTTAAGAGGAATCAAAACTATGGCTCTGCGTGTTGAGAAGCAACAG GAAAATGCACAAAAGATTGCTGAATATCTCACCTCCCATCCAAGAGTGAAGAAGGTTAATTATGCTGGTCTTCCAGGTCATCCTGGACGGTCATTGCACTATTCTCAG GCAAAGGGTGCAGGATCAGTGCTTAGTTTTTGGACAGGATCTTTGGCACTTTCTAAGCATGTAGTTGAGACCACAAAGTACTTCAGTGTTACTGTCAGTTTTG GAAGCGTGAAATCCTTAATAAGCTTGCCGTGCTTTATGTCCCATGCAAGCATACCTGCTGCAGTGCGAGAGGCGAGAGGGCTTACTGAGGATCTCGTTCGTATTTCTGTTGGAATTGAAGATGTTAATGATCTGATTGCAGATTTAGACTATGCACTTAGAACTGGCCCAGTTGAGTGA
- the LOC116030049 gene encoding cystathionine beta-lyase, chloroplastic isoform X1 codes for MASSSSLHLKSLLHTKPTYLNLKHQGSMTGEFPVAIACNPTVNGKEYRALSAKKFELNCLRDREMDVSVPALVGGVAECIDDTEDKALTEQGEPKDPSFSTVLMNFTNDFDPYDALSTPLYQTATFKQPSATEYGPYDYTRSGNPTRDALEKLLAKLEKADRAFCFTSGMAALAAVTRLVGTGEEIVAGDDIYGGSDRLLSQVVPKSGIVVKRVDTTNLDEVASAIGAKTKLVWLESPTNPRQQICDIRKIAEMAHAHGALVLVDNSIMSPVLCCPLELGADIVMTSATKFISGHSDLMAGILAVKGERLGRELYFLQNAEGAGLAPFDCWLCLRGIKTMALRVEKQQENAQKIAEYLTSHPRVKKVNYAGLPGHPGRSLHYSQAKGAGSVLSFWTGSLALSKHVVETTKYFSVTVSFGSVKSLISLPCFMSHASIPAAVREARGLTEDLVRISVGIEDVNDLIADLDYALRTGPVE; via the exons ATGGCATCTTCGTCTTCACTGCATCTCAAATCCCTACTCCACACAAAGCCTACATACCTAAACCTAAAACACCAG GGTTCTATGACTGGAGAATTTCCAGTGGCTATTGCTTGTAACCCTACAGTGAATGGGAAGGAATATCGTGCATTGAGTGCCAAGAAATTTGAACTAAACTGCTTGCGAGACAGAGAAATGGATGTTAGTGTGCCGGCTCTTGTTGGTGGTGTTGCTGAATGCATAGATG ATACAGAGGATAAGGCGCTAACCGAGCAAGGGGAGCCAAAAGATCCAAGCTTTTCAACAGTGCTGATGAATTTTACTAACGATTTTGACCCTTATGATGCCTTGAGCACTCCTTTGTATCAAACAGCTACTTTTAAGCAA CCTTCAGCAACGGAATATGGCCCTTATGATTATACAAGGAGTGGAAATCCAACGAGGGATGCATTAGAAAA GCTTCTCGCAAAGCTTGAGAAAGCAGATAGAGCATTTTGCTTCACCAGTGGGATGGCTGCCTTGGCGGCTGTAACTCGCCTCGTTGGAACCG GTGAGGAGATTGTTGCTGGGGATGACATATATGGTGGTTCAGATCGGCTATTGTCACAAGTAGTACCAAAAAGTGGAATTGTTGTCAA GCGAGTTGACACAACTAATCTAGATGAGGTTGCATCAGCAATTGGAGCAAAGACAAAGCTTGTGTGGCTAGAAAGTCCTACAAACCCTCGTCAACAAATTTGTGATATCCGT AAAATTGCTGAGATGGCTCATGCTCATGGTGCTCTCGTGCTGGTGGATAACAGCATTATGTCCCCTGTATTGTGTTGCCCCTTGGAGCTTGGAGCAG ATATTGTGATGACTTCAGCTACTAAATTCATATCTGGTCACAGTGATCTTATGGCTGGTATCCTTGCTGTTAAAGGAGAAAG ATTGGGAAGGGAGTTGTATTTCCTACAAAATGCAGAAGGTGCGGGATTAGCCCCATTTGACTGTTGGCTTTGCTTAAGAGGAATCAAAACTATGGCTCTGCGTGTTGAGAAGCAACAG GAAAATGCACAAAAGATTGCTGAATATCTCACCTCCCATCCAAGAGTGAAGAAGGTTAATTATGCTGGTCTTCCAGGTCATCCTGGACGGTCATTGCACTATTCTCAG GCAAAGGGTGCAGGATCAGTGCTTAGTTTTTGGACAGGATCTTTGGCACTTTCTAAGCATGTAGTTGAGACCACAAAGTACTTCAGTGTTACTGTCAGTTTTG GAAGCGTGAAATCCTTAATAAGCTTGCCGTGCTTTATGTCCCATGCAAGCATACCTGCTGCAGTGCGAGAGGCGAGAGGGCTTACTGAGGATCTCGTTCGTATTTCTGTTGGAATTGAAGATGTTAATGATCTGATTGCAGATTTAGACTATGCACTTAGAACTGGCCCAGTTGAGTGA
- the LOC116030048 gene encoding GPI mannosyltransferase 3 isoform X3 translates to MRQRKHPPTIPLESNTAQKPNPKRDSKTQALLTSSREVFILCLVARSINSLMVQTYFNPDEHWQALEVAHHITFGYGHLTWEWKKGIRSYLHPSIFALLYKILTFLKLDSPWFMIRAPRLLQSVFSAVGDLYMYKLSRVLFDDHVAKLALFAQLTNWFMFFSFTRTLSNSLETVLTLVSLYYWPCIRKSSKTTSLGSRKWALAVAALACAIRPTSAITWLYVGLLELYLTDEKIVFILLEVIPIGTLVLGVTLVLDRWMYGTWVLVPLNFLKFNFLSSGGDYYGTHVWHWYLSQGFTVMLFTFLPFSLAGIAMSKQWKLSGLIAWVLGIYSLLGHKEFRFVLPILPIALMFSGYSLARIGVPSRFSRTSYSCLSQKHLAIVFLLITNLPMALYMSTVHQRGTEDVMNYLSVEAVDGNVRNILFLTPCHATPYYSTLHRNLPMRFLDCTLSEEKGMLDESDRFMLDPVGFATEFAKNWSLPSHIVVFDAQEKLLKDFMVSHNFMEVKRFFHAHFKVDRELQSSIAVYASKG, encoded by the exons ATGAGACAAAGAAAGCATCCACCTACTATTCCACTAGAGAGTAACACAGCTCAAAAACCCAATCCTAAAAGGGATTCAAAAACCCAAGCTTTACTCACTTCTTCAAGAGAAGTGTTTATTCTATGTTTGGTTGCACGGAGTATAAATTCTCTCATGGTACAGACTTATTTCAATCCGGATGAACATTGGCAAGCCCTTGAAGTTGCCCATCATATCACATTTgg ATATGGGCATTTGACATGGGAATGGAAAAAAGGCATAAGGAGTTACTTGCATCCATCAATTTTTGCTCTTCTTTATAAAATTCTTACGTTTTTAAAGCTTGATAGCCCTTGGTTCATG ATAAGGGCACCTCGACTTCTGCAGTCTGTTTTCTCTGCTGTAGGTGATCTTTACATGTATAAGCTCTCTCGAGTGTTATTTGATGACCATGTTGCAAAATTGGCG CTCTTTGCACAATTGACCAATTGGTTCATGTTTTTCTCTTTCACTCGCACTTTGTCTAATAGTTTGGAGACAGTTCTTACACTCGTGAGTCTCTACTACTGGCCTTGCATTAGAAAATCTTCCAAAACAACTTCCTTGGGTTCAAGAAAGTGGGCTTTGGCTGTAGCTGCATTGGCATGTGCCATACGGCCAACAAGTGCCATTACATGGCTGTATGTTGGTCTTCTGGAGTTGTACCTTACTGatgaaaaaattgttttcaTTCTTCTTGAGGTGATTCCTATTGG GACATTGGTACTTGGAGTCACACTTGTATTGGATCGGTGGATGTATGGCACTTGGGTCCTTGTGCCTCTTAATTTTCTGAAGTTCAACTTTCTCTCTTCTGGTGGTGACTATTATGGAACTCACGTATGGCACTGGTACCTAAGTCAGGGATTTACAGTGATGCTCTTCACATTTCTACCATTTTCTTTAGCAGGCATTGCCATGTCTAAGCAATGGAAACTTTCTGGTCTTATTGCATGGGTTTTGGGGATTTATAGCTTGTTAGGCCACAAAGAGTTCAG GTTTGTCCTCCCCATACTTCCAATAGCTTTAATGTTCTCCGGGTACTCACTAGCAAGAATAGGAGTGCCCAGTAGATTTTCAAGGACTAGTTACTCGTGCTTATCTCAAAAGCATCTTGCCATAGTCTTCCTACTCATCACAAATCTTCCAATGGCTTTGTATATGAGTACGGTCCATCAG AGAGGAACCGAGGATGTGATGAACTATCTTTCCGTGGAAGCAGTTGATGGAAATGTAAGAAATATCCTTTTCTTGACACCCTGCCATGCCACACCTTACTACTCAACTCTTCACCGTAATCTTCCTATGCGTTTCTTGGATTGTACACTGAG TGAGGAGAAAGGAATGCTAGATGAGTCTGACCGGTTCATGTTGGACCCAGTTGGTTTTGCAACTGAATTCGCAAAAAATTGGTCTTTACCTAGCCACATTGTGGTGTTTGACGCACAGGAAAAACTATTGAAAGACTTTATGGTTTCACACAATTTCATGGAG GTTAAAAGGTTCTTTCATGCTCACTTCAAGGTGGATCGAGAGCTTCAGTCGTCTATTGCTGTATATGCATCCAAAGGCTA G
- the LOC116030048 gene encoding GPI mannosyltransferase 3 isoform X1 produces the protein MRQRKHPPTIPLESNTAQKPNPKRDSKTQALLTSSREVFILCLVARSINSLMVQTYFNPDEHWQALEVAHHITFGYGHLTWEWKKGIRSYLHPSIFALLYKILTFLKLDSPWFMIRAPRLLQSVFSAVGDLYMYKLSRVLFDDHVAKLALFAQLTNWFMFFSFTRTLSNSLETVLTLVSLYYWPCIRKSSKTTSLGSRKWALAVAALACAIRPTSAITWLYVGLLELYLTDEKIVFILLEVIPIGTLVLGVTLVLDRWMYGTWVLVPLNFLKFNFLSSGGDYYGTHVWHWYLSQGFTVMLFTFLPFSLAGIAMSKQWKLSGLIAWVLGIYSLLGHKEFRFVLPILPIALMFSGYSLARIGVPSRFSRTSYSCLSQKHLAIVFLLITNLPMALYMSTVHQRGTEDVMNYLSVEAVDGNVRNILFLTPCHATPYYSTLHRNLPMRFLDCTLSEEKGMLDESDRFMLDPVGFATEFAKNWSLPSHIVVFDAQEKLLKDFMVSHNFMEVKRFFHAHFKVDRELQSSIAVYASKG, from the exons ATGAGACAAAGAAAGCATCCACCTACTATTCCACTAGAGAGTAACACAGCTCAAAAACCCAATCCTAAAAGGGATTCAAAAACCCAAGCTTTACTCACTTCTTCAAGAGAAGTGTTTATTCTATGTTTGGTTGCACGGAGTATAAATTCTCTCATGGTACAGACTTATTTCAATCCGGATGAACATTGGCAAGCCCTTGAAGTTGCCCATCATATCACATTTgg ATATGGGCATTTGACATGGGAATGGAAAAAAGGCATAAGGAGTTACTTGCATCCATCAATTTTTGCTCTTCTTTATAAAATTCTTACGTTTTTAAAGCTTGATAGCCCTTGGTTCATG ATAAGGGCACCTCGACTTCTGCAGTCTGTTTTCTCTGCTGTAGGTGATCTTTACATGTATAAGCTCTCTCGAGTGTTATTTGATGACCATGTTGCAAAATTGGCG CTCTTTGCACAATTGACCAATTGGTTCATGTTTTTCTCTTTCACTCGCACTTTGTCTAATAGTTTGGAGACAGTTCTTACACTCGTGAGTCTCTACTACTGGCCTTGCATTAGAAAATCTTCCAAAACAACTTCCTTGGGTTCAAGAAAGTGGGCTTTGGCTGTAGCTGCATTGGCATGTGCCATACGGCCAACAAGTGCCATTACATGGCTGTATGTTGGTCTTCTGGAGTTGTACCTTACTGatgaaaaaattgttttcaTTCTTCTTGAGGTGATTCCTATTGG GACATTGGTACTTGGAGTCACACTTGTATTGGATCGGTGGATGTATGGCACTTGGGTCCTTGTGCCTCTTAATTTTCTGAAGTTCAACTTTCTCTCTTCTGGTGGTGACTATTATGGAACTCACGTATGGCACTGGTACCTAAGTCAGGGATTTACAGTGATGCTCTTCACATTTCTACCATTTTCTTTAGCAGGCATTGCCATGTCTAAGCAATGGAAACTTTCTGGTCTTATTGCATGGGTTTTGGGGATTTATAGCTTGTTAGGCCACAAAGAGTTCAG GTTTGTCCTCCCCATACTTCCAATAGCTTTAATGTTCTCCGGGTACTCACTAGCAAGAATAGGAGTGCCCAGTAGATTTTCAAGGACTAGTTACTCGTGCTTATCTCAAAAGCATCTTGCCATAGTCTTCCTACTCATCACAAATCTTCCAATGGCTTTGTATATGAGTACGGTCCATCAG AGAGGAACCGAGGATGTGATGAACTATCTTTCCGTGGAAGCAGTTGATGGAAATGTAAGAAATATCCTTTTCTTGACACCCTGCCATGCCACACCTTACTACTCAACTCTTCACCGTAATCTTCCTATGCGTTTCTTGGATTGTACACTGAG TGAGGAGAAAGGAATGCTAGATGAGTCTGACCGGTTCATGTTGGACCCAGTTGGTTTTGCAACTGAATTCGCAAAAAATTGGTCTTTACCTAGCCACATTGTGGTGTTTGACGCACAGGAAAAACTATTGAAAGACTTTATGGTTTCACACAATTTCATGGAG GTTAAAAGGTTCTTTCATGCTCACTTCAAGGTGGATCGAGAGCTTCAGTCGTCTATTGCTGTATATGCATCCAAAGGCTAG
- the LOC116030051 gene encoding uncharacterized protein LOC116030051, translating into MSSGEVKKVSREDIQLVQNLIERCLQLYMNQKEVVNTLLHQAKIEPGFTELVWQKLEEENQEFFRAYHLRLIVKDQISRFNELLERHAKLIHQICPAGVNPIPLANGGSQMPPLHENSTCTTEKTGPVVKTETMHRNMDASLLDAYSNGASSLQTCMQSAFDMSTHTRRINVSPSMLLAQNANVGLMQGLNGGMIKSEAVYPSNSHFLFGNDNNVLETRPAITDASISSFSSVESNSQHLNETVLDADSSSFGFLGQIPRNFSLSDLTADFANSSDILESYSRSPFLASDTDSFLDPLGTREHRGAFAP; encoded by the exons ATGTCTAGCGGGGAGGTGAAGAAAGTTTCACGGGAAGATATTCAACTG GTGCAAAATCTTATAGAACGATGCCTACAACTATACATGAACCAGAAAGAAGTTGTGAATACACTCTTACATCAAGCCAAAATTGAGCCAGGATTTACTGAACTTG TGTGGCAAaagcttgaagaagaaaatCAGGAATTCTTCAGGGCTTACCATTTGAGGTTGATAGTGAAGGATCAAATAAGTAGATTCAATGAGTTGCTTGAGAGACATGCTAAGCTAATACATCAGATTTGTCCAGCTGGAGTGAATCCTATTCCCTTGGCTAATGGTGGATCTCAAATGCCCCCAT TGCATGAGAACTCTACCTGCACAACCGAAAAGACTGGACCAGTTGTGAAGACTGAAACCATGCATCGAAATATGGATGCCAGTTTACTTGATGCATACTCGAATGGTGCATCCTCACTACAGACATGTATGCAAAGTGCTTTTGATATGTCTACTCATACACGGAGGATTAATGTCTCACCAAGCATGCTATTGGCTCAGAATGCAAATGTGGGGTTGATGCAAGGACTGAATGGTGGAATGATCAAATCAGAAGCTGTTTATCCTAGCAATTCTCATTTCTTGTTTGGCAATGACAATAATGTTCTGGAAACTCGTCCTGCTATTACGGATGCATCTATTTCATCCTTCAGTAGTGTCGAGTCCAATTCACAACACCTGAACGAGACTGTCTTGGATGCTGATTCATCATCATTTGGATTCTTGGGTCAGATACCCCGGAACTTCAGTTTGTCAGATTTGACGGCTGACTTTGCTAACAGTTCAG ATATTTTAGAGAGCTATTCAAGATCACCCTTCCTAGCATCAGATACAGATAGCTTCCTGGATCCTCTTGGTACAAGAGAACACCGAG GTGCATTTGCTCCATAG
- the LOC116030055 gene encoding two-component response regulator ORR9, with protein MGMAAVEPQFHVLAVDDSLIDRKLIERLLKTSSCQVTTVDSGSKALQFLGLNEDDQKNPIQSSVSPNNHQEVQVNLVITDYCMPGMTGYDLLKKIKESSSLRNIPVVIMSSENVPSRISRCLEEGAEDFFLKPVRLSDVNKLRPHMVKNKKAGEQEIQESSSSEESSAESGMTDVQSQAESNDNRCNKRKALDEGFALKRTRPRCNSLSDFSDL; from the exons ATGGGCATGGCAGCAGTAGAGCCACAGTTCCATGTTCTAGCTGTTGATGACAGCCTCATAGATAGAAAGCTCATTGAGAGACTTCTCAAGACCTCTTCTTGTCAAG TGACTACAGTGGATTCTGGTAGCAAGGCCTTACAATTTCTGGGATTGAACGAAGATGACCAGAAAAATCCAATTCAATCTTCTGTTTCCCCCAACAATCAtcag GAAGTGCAAGTGAATCTTGTGATTACAGACTATTGCATGCCTGGGATGACAGGCTATGATTTGCTCAAGAAAATTAAG GAATCTTCATCTCTGAGAAACATACCTGTGGTCATTATGTCATCTGAGAATGTTCCTTCAAGAATCAGCAG ATGCTTAGAAGAAGGGGCAGAAGATTTTTTTCTCAAGCCTGTGAGGCTATCAGATGTGAATAAGCTCAGACCCCATATGGTGAAAAACAAGAAGGCAGGAGAACAAGAAATTcaagaatcatcatcatcagaggAGTCATCTGCAGAATCTGGTATGACAGATGTTCAATCTCAGGCCGAATCGAACGATAATCGTTGTAACAAGAGGAAGGCCTTGGATGAAGGTTTTGCACTCAAGAGAACAAGGCCAAGATGCAATAGCCTCAGTGATTTCTCTGATCTATGA
- the LOC116030050 gene encoding protein STRICTOSIDINE SYNTHASE-LIKE 10: protein MNPSALIFSAAALALLSVLWAFNSQIVFTPPTIPGSQDLLTNADIVPVPAALGPESIAFDPNGDGPYAGVADGRILKWEPGADGISGGRWIDFAVTSSQRKDCVRPFAPEMEHICGRPLGLRFDKKTGDLYIADAYLGLHVVGRTGGSTTPLVKEVDGQPLLFTNDMDIDEDEDAIYFTDTSTKFQRRQFIASVVSGDRTGRLMKYDRSTKEVTVLIEGIAFANGVALSKDRSFVLVAETSTGRVLRYWLKGPEAGNHSTFAVVPGFPDNIRKNSRGQFWVALHAKKGPLAHLLVSNPWLGKTLLKLPFNFKQLHHLLVGKPHASAIKLGEDGEVVEVLEDIEGKTLKFISEVEEHEGKLWIGSVLMPFLGVYILP from the exons ATGAACCCGTCTGCACTGATCTTCAGCGCCGCCGCACTGGCTCTGCTCTCAGTCTTATGGGCTTTCAACTCCCAGATTGTCTTTACCCCGCCCACTATCCCGGGCTCCCAAGACCTCCTCACCAACGCCGATATTGTCCCCGTCCCCGCCGCCCTTGGACCGGAAAGTATTGCCTTTGACCCTAACGGAGACGGTCCCTACGCCGGAGTTGCCGACGGCCGGATTCTCAAGTGGGAACCCGGTGCAGATGGAATAAGTGGTGGCCGTTGGATCGATTTTGCTGTCACCTCCTCTCAAAG GAAGGATTGTGTTCGGCCATTTGCTCCTGAAATGGAGCACATATGTGGAAGGCCACTGGGGTTGCGGTTCGATAAGAAAACTGGAGATTTGTACATTGCTGATGCCTACTTGGGCCTACATGTAGTGGGGCGGACTGGAGGATCCACCACGCCACTGGTTAAAGAAGTTGACGGTCAACCTCTCCTCTTTACCAATGACATGGACattgatgaggatgaggatgccATTTATTTCACGGATACAAGCACGAAATTTCAGCGGAG GCAATTTATTGCATCGGTTGTAAGTGGAGACAGGACAGGCAGACTGATGAAATACGACAGGTCAACCAAAGAAGTGACAGTTCTAATTGAAGGCATCGCTTTCGCCAATGGTGTAGCGTTGAGCAAAGACCGGTCCTTTGTACTCGTAGCTGAAACTTCTACGGGTAGAGTGTTAAGATACTGGCTCAAAGGACCTGAAGCTGGAAACCACAGTACTTTTGCTGTTGTACCGGGATTTCCAGACAACATCAGGAAGAACTCAAGAGGACAATTCTGGGTTGCTTTACATGCCAAAAAAGGACCTCTAGCCCACTTGCTCGTATCCAATCCATGGCTTGGAAAGACGCTGTTAAAGCTCCCGTTCAACTTCAAGCAACTGCACCACTTACTAGTGGGGAAGCCTCATGCATCTGCAATCAAGCTCGGGGAGGACGGGGAAGTTGTGGAGGTGTTGGAGGACATCGAAGGCAAGACGTTGAAGTTCATAAGTGAAGTTGAGGAGCATGAGGGGAAGTTGTGGATTGGATCTGTGCTTATGCCTTTTCTTGGAGTTTATATACTGCCTTGA